Genomic DNA from Pontibacillus yanchengensis:
GGTGTTATGTAATACCGGAAAAGGAGGAATCATAATGGCTTCTACTTATGCAGATGTCTCAAAGTACGACTGGTTACAGGAATTAGAAAAACCAGAAGTACAAGAATCATTAACCTATTTAATAAAGAAGCTTCCGGATATTCAACAAGCAATGGATTCGGTAGATCACCTTGTTCAATTCGGTCAGTCAGTTACGAAGGATCAAGATGCGATCCAACAGTTAGAAGAACGGATAACCTACTCAACTCTTAATGAGGAAAATATAGAAGCAATGATCAAGCTTCTTGGCAAAATGCCAATGTTATTTGAAATGGTAGAGCGGCTAGAACAGATGATAGTTTTTGTGGAGAGTGTTCTTGGAGACCGTGAGTCACTAGATAGTTTGTATCGCTCTATGTCTGAACAACCTGTTCTGCAACAAGGAAAAGATGTACTAGATAAGTTAGATACGATAAAAGAAAAAGCAGAATCTACACCACAGGAGAATATTTCAATTTTTGCGGTATTAAAGTGGATGAAGGACCCAAATGTACAGAAAAGTTTGCATTACATCCAAACTGCACTGGATGTATTCAATAAAAAAGATTAAGGACGAGAGAGGGGAATTTTTGAATGTTACTTAAATATTTCTATGATGAGAAACTAGCACAGGCTGCTTACATGGTAGGCTGCCAAGCAACAGGGGAAGCAGTAATGGTGGATCCTGCCCGCGATGTTGAGCCTTATATCGAAGCAGCTAAAAAAGAGGGGCTTACACTGGTAGGGTCACTTGAAACACATATTCATGCTGATTTTGTTGCTGGTTCTCGTGAATTAGCCAAACGCTTAGGAGCTACTATGTACGTTTCAAACGAAGGTGGAAAAGACTGGACCTATCAAAACATTGATCAATTCCCTCATCAATTACTTTCGGATGGTGACGAATTTAAAATTGGCAATCTTACATTTTGTGTAATGCATACACCAGGGCATACGCCTGAAAGCATTTCTTTCCTACTAAAAGATGTAAATGCAGATGAACCAATGGGAATTTTTACTGGGGATTTTGTGTTTGTAGGGGATATTGGTCGTCCAGATCTTTTAGAAAAAGCAGCAGGAATGGAGGGAACAGCTGAAGCTGGTGCTTTCGATATGTTCACATCACTAGAACGATTTAAAGCACTTCCTGATTTTATTCAAGTATGGCCAGCGCATGGTGCCGGGAGTGCATGTGGGAAGGCTTTGGGTGCTGTTCCTTCTACTACTGTGGGGTATGAGAAACGTTTTAACTGGGCATTACAATACGATGATCAGGAAGCATTTGTGAAGGATTTACAAGAAGGTCAGCCAGAGCCACCATATTATTTTGCTGTCATGAAGCATGTAAATAAAGTCGGCCCAAATATTGTAGCAGAGTTACCTGCACCAAAGAGAATAGATACACTAAAAGAATTGCAAGAGGCGATTCAAAATAGTGCACAAGTTATTGATACAAGAGCTTCTGCTTTGTTTGCAAAGCAACACATCGAAGGAACGTACAATATCCCATTCGGGAAATCATTTACTAACTGGGCAGGTTGGATTGTAGATTATGATCGTCCTCTCTATGTATTAGCTAATGCTGAAAAGTTAGAAGACATCCAAATTGCACTACGTTCTATAGGTATAGACCGAACTGAATATTACATGGATGTAGACTTAGCTATGCAATCAGCTTCAGAGGTGGAAGCCTACCACGACATTACACCAGCAGAGGCAGCACCACTTGTTGCTAGTGAAGAGGTGAATGTAGTAGATGTACGAAACTTAACGGAATGGCAGGATGGTCATATCGATAGTGCGAAGCATATTATGCTAGGAACATTGCTAGATCGTATAAACGAAGTGCCAACAGACCGTCCGTTACTTGTTCACTGTGCTTCTGGAGTTCGCTCAGCTATTGGGGTGAGCTTACTTCAGGCAAAAGGAATAAAAGATGTCCGAAATGTAACAGGTGGTTACAACCGCTGGCAACATGAAGTTCAAAGTCAAACGGTATAAGCAGTGTAGGAGAGAAGCTGGTTCATAAGAGCCAGCTTTTTCTTTCACTTTTTTGTAAGTTTTAGTAGCTCTTTTATATTACCCTCAATGGTATAATGGTTCTATACTTCCGTTTATAAAGTACCAGAAACGTTAAGGAATCTTGCGTATGTTTCTCTGTGCTAAATTTATAATAAGAACAACCAAAACCCTAAGGGGAGATAACCTTGAAATCCTTTCAATTAAACCAAAGGTATCTAAGGCAAATATTCGAAAATATTCAAGACGGTATTATCATCATGGATCAAACTCGAGAAATTCTATTAATGAATCCTGCAGCTCATAACCTAACAGGGTGGCTATTGCATGATAAAGTGCCTTTTTGCACCTTCTGCCAAAACCGTACATTGCGTCCTGGTGAGAACAAGTGCTATTTAATTGCAAGAGAAGAGGTGCCATTCTTCTTATCAGAAATGCCCACCTACAATGGCAATCGCATAAATGTGGAGATGAGCACTGCACTCATGTTTCATGATGAGGAAACCAATCAGAAAGAATACTTACTTGTACTGCGCGATCAAAGCTTGAAGAAAAAAGAAGAAGAAGTTCGCATGTCGAAATTAATGATTCAAAAGCTGATTGAGGCGAAGGAAAGTGAACATAAGCGTCTTGCTCAAGAGCTTCATGATGGTGTGGGTCAATCCCTTTACTCAATTTCTGTCGCCCTGCAAGCTATTGAATCTCGCATTCAAGATGATCGTCTTCAGAATTATATTGATGATGTTCGTAAAGAATTAGATTATGTCATGAATGATGTGAAATCTTATTCCCATCAATTACGGCCACAGAGCCTTGATCGCCTTGGCTTAAACGCTGCGGTGCATAGCATGATTTCCATGCTAGAGAAAAATAATC
This window encodes:
- a CDS encoding MBL fold metallo-hydrolase; the encoded protein is MLLKYFYDEKLAQAAYMVGCQATGEAVMVDPARDVEPYIEAAKKEGLTLVGSLETHIHADFVAGSRELAKRLGATMYVSNEGGKDWTYQNIDQFPHQLLSDGDEFKIGNLTFCVMHTPGHTPESISFLLKDVNADEPMGIFTGDFVFVGDIGRPDLLEKAAGMEGTAEAGAFDMFTSLERFKALPDFIQVWPAHGAGSACGKALGAVPSTTVGYEKRFNWALQYDDQEAFVKDLQEGQPEPPYYFAVMKHVNKVGPNIVAELPAPKRIDTLKELQEAIQNSAQVIDTRASALFAKQHIEGTYNIPFGKSFTNWAGWIVDYDRPLYVLANAEKLEDIQIALRSIGIDRTEYYMDVDLAMQSASEVEAYHDITPAEAAPLVASEEVNVVDVRNLTEWQDGHIDSAKHIMLGTLLDRINEVPTDRPLLVHCASGVRSAIGVSLLQAKGIKDVRNVTGGYNRWQHEVQSQTV
- a CDS encoding histidine kinase, whose product is MKSFQLNQRYLRQIFENIQDGIIIMDQTREILLMNPAAHNLTGWLLHDKVPFCTFCQNRTLRPGENKCYLIAREEVPFFLSEMPTYNGNRINVEMSTALMFHDEETNQKEYLLVLRDQSLKKKEEEVRMSKLMIQKLIEAKESEHKRLAQELHDGVGQSLYSISVALQAIESRIQDDRLQNYIDDVRKELDYVMNDVKSYSHQLRPQSLDRLGLNAAVHSMISMLEKNNPSMSFEYSTNIDYRLPSTVEINLYRVIQEATHNITKYSEAEIVSIQLMDHKHKVELSIVDDGKGFDTTLSHNYGLGLHHMEERMAQLGGAFRIDSTPNQGTRITAFVPKGEVFL